Proteins from a single region of Starkeya sp. ORNL1:
- the mscL gene encoding large conductance mechanosensitive channel protein MscL, translating into MLKEFREFAVKGNVVDLAIGVIIGAAFGRIVESIVSDLFMPIVGALLGGLDFSNYFLGLSPSVTAGSLAEARKQGAVFAYGSFITVVINFLIIAWILFLVVKGINRLRRKAAEAAAAPAAPTKEEVLLTEIRDILAKKA; encoded by the coding sequence ATGCTGAAGGAGTTCCGCGAGTTCGCGGTGAAGGGAAATGTCGTCGATCTCGCCATCGGCGTCATCATCGGTGCCGCCTTCGGGCGCATCGTCGAATCCATCGTCTCCGACCTGTTCATGCCGATCGTCGGCGCGCTGCTTGGCGGGCTGGACTTTTCCAATTACTTCCTCGGCCTGTCGCCGAGCGTCACCGCAGGCTCGCTGGCCGAAGCGCGCAAGCAGGGCGCGGTGTTCGCCTATGGCAGCTTCATCACCGTGGTGATCAACTTCCTCATCATCGCCTGGATCCTGTTCCTGGTGGTGAAGGGCATCAACCGGCTGCGCCGCAAGGCCGCCGAGGCGGCAGCCGCGCCGGCGGCGCCGACCAAGGAGGAGGTGCTGCTGACCGAGATCCGGGACATCCTCGCCAAGAAGGCGTGA
- a CDS encoding response regulator transcription factor, which yields MSFRLVIADDHPLFRGALREAVARQFPAAELFEAGGFDDLQALLEREADIDLVLLDLAMPGVRGFSGLMYLRAQYPGVPVVVVSAHEEAATIRHCMDFGASGFIPKTSAADTMRGALAAVLEGRTWTPPDVDLDAGVDKETKALAGRLATLTPQQVRVLMMLSEGLLNKQIAYELGVSEATVKAHVSAILQKLGVESRTQAVIAAAKIEGGQWAPAAG from the coding sequence ATGAGTTTCCGGCTGGTGATCGCCGATGATCACCCGCTGTTCCGCGGTGCCCTTAGGGAAGCAGTGGCGCGGCAATTCCCCGCCGCCGAGCTCTTCGAGGCCGGGGGCTTCGACGATCTCCAGGCGCTGCTGGAGCGCGAGGCCGATATCGACCTCGTGCTGCTGGATCTCGCCATGCCCGGCGTGCGCGGCTTCTCCGGGCTGATGTATCTGCGCGCGCAATATCCCGGCGTGCCGGTGGTGGTGGTCTCGGCCCATGAGGAAGCGGCGACCATCCGCCATTGCATGGATTTCGGCGCCTCCGGTTTCATCCCCAAGACCAGCGCGGCGGACACGATGCGCGGCGCGCTTGCCGCCGTGCTGGAGGGCCGCACCTGGACGCCGCCTGATGTCGATCTCGACGCCGGCGTTGACAAGGAGACGAAGGCGCTGGCCGGCCGGCTGGCGACGCTCACGCCGCAGCAGGTGCGGGTGCTGATGATGCTGTCGGAAGGCCTGCTCAACAAGCAGATCGCCTATGAGCTCGGGGTTTCCGAGGCGACGGTGAAGGCGCACGTCTCGGCGATCCTGCAGAAGCTCGGCGTCGAGAGCCGCACCCAGGCGGTGATCGCCGCCGCCAAGATCGAAGGCGGCCAGTGGGCGCCGGCGGCGGGGTGA
- a CDS encoding secondary thiamine-phosphate synthase enzyme YjbQ, protein MARINRSQARETRITRRVTATFEVATSGAGFTELTGAVVDFLKEIRAGDGEATLFCRHTSASLTIQENADPDVRTDLLTALRHLAPEDFGWVHDLEGPDDMPAHVKTMLTGVSLAIPVIAGRMTLGTWQGIYLIEHRTKPHVRQLIVAFAGNEG, encoded by the coding sequence ATGGCACGTATCAACCGCTCTCAAGCTCGCGAGACCCGGATCACCCGCCGTGTCACCGCGACCTTCGAGGTCGCGACCTCTGGTGCCGGCTTCACCGAGCTCACCGGCGCGGTGGTGGATTTCCTCAAGGAGATCAGGGCTGGGGACGGCGAGGCGACGCTGTTCTGCCGGCACACCTCGGCCTCGCTGACCATCCAGGAGAATGCCGATCCGGACGTGCGCACCGATCTCCTCACCGCGCTTCGGCACCTCGCGCCGGAGGATTTCGGCTGGGTTCATGACCTTGAAGGCCCGGACGACATGCCGGCGCATGTGAAGACCATGCTGACGGGGGTGTCATTGGCCATCCCGGTGATCGCCGGGCGCATGACACTCGGCACGTGGCAGGGCATCTATCTCATCGAACACCGGACAAAGCCGCATGTTCGCCAATTGATTGTGGCCTTCGCCGGCAATGAAGGATAG